One Phycisphaeraceae bacterium DNA window includes the following coding sequences:
- a CDS encoding flippase, protein MSAPLLSRLRSRTLLWRMAGNSAWLFGEQALRVLAGALVGIIVARHLGPSAFGTLNIAYACATLVGAVAVLGLGGVVVRDLVRQPEAAPAILGSALALRIAATAIAGGVGVAVVALLDEPSRELTWLVVVAMSALPFQVVDVIDAAFQSQLRGRAIAMGRGIAFLVSSGARLLFVAIGAPLLLFASAPVIESMVAAVILTAAYFASPGAARGWRVDRARLAPMLKAAGPIGLSGFLVIAIMQSDKLMLGGLVGPDPVGAYAAAVMLSMAWYMVPVIIGGSAAPALTSLHDSDHAIYLKRLREVLAVVSGLGVIVALGGVLLAKPIVLLLFGAPFSDAAPVLMVHIWTGVFVGHVSIRTRALLIEGSSGVVMLLSAGTLAGNLALNWLLIPPHGAMGAALATLGAWASAALLLPLLFASTRRFPAFMLQSLNPIGWFRVLAR, encoded by the coding sequence ATGAGCGCACCGCTCCTGTCGCGCCTTCGGAGTCGCACGCTCCTCTGGCGCATGGCCGGCAACAGCGCCTGGCTCTTTGGCGAGCAGGCCCTGCGAGTGCTCGCGGGAGCGCTCGTCGGCATCATCGTGGCGCGACACCTAGGGCCCAGCGCGTTCGGCACGCTGAACATCGCCTATGCCTGCGCCACGCTTGTTGGCGCCGTGGCGGTGCTGGGATTGGGCGGCGTGGTGGTCCGCGACCTCGTGCGACAGCCGGAGGCAGCGCCAGCCATCCTGGGAAGCGCCCTCGCCCTTCGCATCGCCGCGACCGCCATCGCCGGCGGGGTGGGCGTGGCCGTCGTGGCCCTGCTCGACGAGCCGTCACGCGAGCTGACCTGGCTCGTGGTGGTGGCCATGAGCGCCCTGCCCTTCCAGGTGGTCGATGTCATCGATGCGGCCTTCCAGAGCCAGTTGCGCGGTCGCGCGATCGCCATGGGTCGCGGCATCGCCTTCCTCGTCTCATCGGGCGCTCGGCTCCTGTTCGTGGCGATCGGTGCACCGCTGCTGCTCTTCGCCTCGGCACCAGTCATCGAGTCGATGGTTGCTGCCGTGATCCTCACGGCCGCGTACTTCGCCTCGCCCGGCGCCGCACGCGGCTGGCGCGTTGATCGCGCGCGACTGGCTCCCATGTTGAAGGCCGCCGGGCCGATCGGGCTCTCAGGTTTCCTGGTGATCGCCATCATGCAGAGCGACAAGCTGATGCTCGGCGGTCTGGTCGGCCCCGACCCGGTCGGCGCCTACGCCGCCGCCGTCATGCTCTCCATGGCGTGGTACATGGTGCCGGTCATCATCGGTGGCTCGGCGGCACCGGCGCTGACCTCGCTCCATGACTCCGACCACGCCATCTATCTCAAGCGATTGCGCGAGGTCCTCGCCGTCGTCAGCGGACTCGGCGTGATCGTCGCGCTGGGCGGCGTGCTGCTCGCGAAGCCCATCGTGCTGCTGCTCTTCGGCGCTCCGTTCAGTGATGCGGCGCCAGTCCTGATGGTCCACATCTGGACGGGCGTCTTTGTCGGTCATGTCTCCATTCGCACCCGGGCCCTCCTGATCGAAGGCTCGTCCGGCGTCGTCATGCTGCTCTCGGCAGGCACGCTGGCCGGCAACCTGGCGCTGAACTGGCTCTTGATTCCGCCTCATGGCGCCATGGGCGCCGCGCTCGCCACGCTCGGTGCATGGGCCAGCGCGGCCCTGCTGCTCCCCCTGCTCTTCGCCTCCACGAGGCGATTTCCGGCGTTCATGCTCCAGTCGCTCAACCCCATCGGCTGGTTCCGGGTGCTGGCGAGGTGA
- a CDS encoding methyltransferase, TIGR04325 family — MSTSLRRIAKAWLPPAVTGGLLRMRHGPGITFTGPYASWSEACASASGYDAANILERVLETSRRVRSGEVAFERDSVAFDQVIHSFPLLAGLLRAAAGNGNRLAVLDFGGSLGSSYRQCRRFLDGLSELRWTVVEQPHYVECGQKHFSSGELSFRRTIAEAIADRPPTVALISGVIQFLPEPFAVLDELLGCGASTVIIDRTPFAEIREDLIAVQHIPPAIFKASYASWIFARAPFLDRVRGRFEILAEFDSAADGRAWLGAQEFVYGGLILQRR, encoded by the coding sequence ATGTCCACCTCATTGCGACGCATCGCCAAGGCATGGCTCCCGCCTGCCGTGACGGGCGGATTGCTGCGCATGCGACATGGGCCGGGGATCACCTTCACGGGCCCCTACGCCTCCTGGTCCGAGGCTTGCGCCAGTGCTTCCGGTTACGACGCGGCGAACATTCTCGAGCGCGTGCTCGAGACCTCGCGTCGCGTGCGCTCGGGAGAGGTGGCCTTCGAGCGCGACTCGGTGGCGTTCGATCAGGTCATCCACTCCTTTCCACTGCTGGCCGGACTCCTCAGGGCCGCGGCGGGCAATGGCAATCGACTCGCCGTCCTCGACTTTGGCGGCTCACTGGGCAGCAGCTATCGACAGTGTCGCCGCTTTCTCGATGGGCTCTCCGAGCTCCGGTGGACGGTGGTGGAACAACCTCACTATGTCGAATGCGGGCAGAAGCACTTCAGCAGCGGCGAGCTGAGCTTCCGACGCACGATCGCCGAGGCGATCGCCGATCGCCCGCCAACGGTGGCGCTCATCTCCGGTGTCATCCAGTTCCTGCCTGAGCCATTCGCCGTGCTCGACGAACTCCTCGGCTGCGGCGCGTCCACGGTCATCATCGATCGAACCCCATTCGCGGAGATTCGCGAGGATCTGATCGCCGTTCAGCACATCCCACCCGCCATCTTCAAGGCGAGCTACGCATCGTGGATCTTCGCTCGAGCGCCCTTTCTCGATCGTGTGCGCGGGCGGTTCGAGATCCTGGCCGAGTTCGACAGCGCCGCCGATGGCCGCGCGTGGCTCGGTGCCCAGGAGTTCGTCTACGGTGGGTTGATCCTGCAACGGCGATGA
- a CDS encoding class I SAM-dependent methyltransferase encodes MTTPRQAGDEAYDAAIAASYEEDRRHERIWGVEQAYMERAVAAMPVGATVLDLPVGTGRFIPAYQARQLRVLGLDISQAMLDQARARVTAPGIELRLGDARAIDAPDASFDYVVCWRLLHLLSPDDAREIIAELARVTRGTLLLQAYVRDGWHPWLRLRSAVVRRVQALRPRKAAPASASPWAHIRSYAHVDSELRATCRACGLTVQAARALCSYGTLRLKVFELVKATPEARGGR; translated from the coding sequence ATGACGACGCCGCGGCAAGCTGGAGATGAGGCCTACGACGCTGCGATCGCCGCGAGCTACGAGGAGGATCGGCGACATGAGCGCATCTGGGGCGTGGAGCAGGCTTACATGGAGCGCGCGGTCGCGGCGATGCCAGTGGGTGCGACCGTGCTCGACCTCCCGGTCGGGACGGGGCGTTTCATTCCCGCATATCAGGCGCGGCAGCTCCGCGTCCTCGGGCTTGACATCTCGCAGGCCATGCTCGACCAGGCACGGGCGCGCGTGACGGCGCCGGGCATCGAGCTTCGACTCGGCGACGCGCGCGCGATCGATGCGCCCGATGCATCATTCGACTATGTCGTCTGCTGGAGGCTGCTGCATCTTCTTTCGCCGGACGACGCCCGGGAGATCATTGCCGAACTCGCTCGCGTGACGCGCGGCACGCTTCTCTTGCAGGCCTATGTCCGTGATGGCTGGCATCCATGGCTTCGACTGCGATCGGCGGTGGTGCGTCGCGTGCAGGCTCTTCGCCCCCGGAAAGCCGCGCCCGCATCGGCGTCGCCCTGGGCGCACATCCGCTCCTACGCCCATGTTGACTCCGAGTTGCGCGCCACTTGCCGTGCCTGCGGACTGACCGTTCAAGCGGCACGCGCGCTCTGCTCCTACGGCACTCTTCGACTTAAGGTCTTTGAGCTCGTGAAGGCAACCCCCGAGGCGCGCGGTGGCCGGTGA
- a CDS encoding YdcF family protein, which produces MFRRIADAILMPLGFSWLLGFAAIILLFLVRKRTKGKGRTIAFILGFASVTLLYVSSIRPTSALLMWWVERAHPVRSPLEVEPVDAVFALGGGPAIVRRHDGELLLDPGPRFEAAMKLIEADRARILVLSGTGSKIPGDAQSESAHLRVEAIRRGVDPARIAETPPVATTGDEARVLAQLARERGWTRVAITTESWHMPRAVALFEREGLTIVPFSSGRSPPPPAQPRILDWLPTMDGLWRTTRAWHEVLGRLAS; this is translated from the coding sequence ATGTTTCGACGCATCGCCGATGCAATTCTCATGCCGCTGGGGTTTTCATGGCTCCTCGGTTTCGCCGCCATCATTCTCCTTTTCCTTGTTCGCAAGAGAACAAAGGGGAAAGGGCGGACCATCGCCTTCATTCTTGGGTTTGCCTCGGTCACCCTCCTCTATGTTTCTTCGATTCGGCCGACCAGTGCTCTGCTGATGTGGTGGGTGGAACGAGCCCACCCGGTTCGGAGTCCATTGGAAGTGGAGCCGGTGGATGCCGTCTTTGCCCTGGGCGGCGGTCCTGCGATCGTGCGTCGTCACGATGGGGAGTTGCTTCTTGACCCCGGACCGCGCTTCGAAGCGGCCATGAAGCTGATCGAGGCCGACCGTGCTCGCATCCTGGTCCTTTCGGGAACGGGATCGAAGATTCCTGGCGACGCCCAGAGTGAATCGGCCCACCTTCGAGTGGAAGCGATCCGGCGCGGAGTCGATCCGGCGCGCATCGCGGAGACTCCACCCGTGGCAACCACTGGAGACGAGGCGCGCGTGCTGGCCCAACTGGCTCGAGAGCGCGGGTGGACGCGCGTTGCCATCACCACGGAGAGCTGGCACATGCCCCGTGCGGTCGCCCTTTTCGAGCGGGAGGGACTCACCATCGTTCCCTTCTCGAGCGGGCGCTCACCGCCGCCTCCGGCGCAGCCCCGAATCCTCGATTGGCTCCCCACCATGGATGGTCTCTGGCGCACCACGCGCGCATGGCATGAGGTCCTTGGACGCCTTGCTTCATGA